A genomic stretch from Bradyrhizobium sp. 195 includes:
- a CDS encoding serine hydrolase domain-containing protein produces MSGRRALIAALVVLVGVVHARASSERAAHKFSAEGLAKVSDYIRNEVATGKIPGAVLLLQQQGKPVYYEKFGVRDVATGTPMSADTIFRLYSMSKPITSVMAMMLVEEGKLSLEDPVAKYIPAFADMKVGVERRGDGSKVALTLEPQQRPVTIKDLLRHTAGLPYGATGGSAVRELYAAANLFNSDLSNADFVAKLAALPLAEQAGTVWDYGFSTDVLGRVVEVVSGKTLLQFEKERLLDPLGMTETAFHVADPAKFPRIAEPMPEDRNISPTTEVRDIRRPVTWESGGAGMVGTIGDYARFAQMLLNGGTYESRRYLKAETIALMASDRIGPETGIVRDQNYYPGGGSGFGLGFAVRTSVPPGTSWPLGEYRWDGVGGTFFFIDPEDDLFGIFMVQTPSQRGRIQLALKTLIYQAMGR; encoded by the coding sequence GTGAGCGGGCGCCGCGCGCTGATCGCGGCGCTCGTTGTTCTGGTCGGCGTGGTCCATGCGCGTGCAAGCTCCGAGCGCGCCGCGCACAAATTTTCAGCCGAAGGCCTCGCAAAGGTCTCCGACTACATCCGGAACGAGGTTGCGACCGGAAAGATCCCCGGGGCCGTCCTGCTGCTGCAGCAACAGGGCAAGCCGGTCTACTACGAGAAGTTCGGCGTCCGCGACGTCGCGACCGGGACCCCGATGAGCGCGGACACGATCTTCCGCCTCTATTCGATGTCGAAGCCGATCACGTCAGTCATGGCGATGATGCTGGTCGAAGAGGGCAAGCTTTCGCTCGAGGATCCCGTCGCAAAGTACATTCCGGCCTTTGCCGACATGAAGGTCGGTGTCGAGAGAAGGGGCGACGGGAGCAAGGTCGCGCTGACACTGGAGCCGCAGCAGCGTCCCGTCACGATCAAGGACCTGTTGCGTCATACCGCGGGCCTGCCCTACGGCGCCACTGGCGGCAGTGCGGTGCGCGAGCTCTATGCTGCCGCCAACCTCTTCAACAGCGATCTGTCCAATGCCGACTTCGTCGCGAAGCTCGCCGCGCTGCCGCTCGCCGAGCAGGCAGGCACGGTGTGGGACTACGGCTTTTCCACCGACGTGCTCGGCCGCGTTGTCGAGGTGGTCTCGGGCAAGACGCTGCTGCAGTTCGAGAAGGAGCGGCTGCTCGATCCGCTGGGCATGACCGAGACCGCGTTCCACGTGGCCGACCCCGCCAAGTTTCCGCGCATCGCCGAGCCGATGCCGGAGGACCGCAACATCAGTCCAACGACTGAGGTCCGCGACATCAGGCGGCCCGTGACATGGGAATCGGGCGGCGCCGGCATGGTCGGCACAATCGGCGACTACGCCCGTTTCGCCCAGATGCTGCTGAATGGCGGCACCTATGAAAGCCGCCGCTATCTCAAGGCCGAGACCATCGCGCTGATGGCGTCGGACCGCATCGGCCCTGAGACGGGGATCGTGCGCGATCAGAACTATTATCCGGGCGGCGGCTCCGGCTTCGGCCTCGGCTTCGCCGTGCGCACCTCGGTGCCGCCGGGCACGTCATGGCCACTCGGCGAGTATCGCTGGGACGGCGTCGGCGGCACCTTCTTTTTCATCGATCCCGAGGATGATCTGTTCGGGATCTTCATGGTGCAGACGCCGTCGCAGCGCGGCCGGATTCAGCTGGCGTTGAAGACGCTGATTTACCAGGCGATGGGGCGGTAG